Proteins encoded in a region of the Pseudanabaena sp. BC1403 genome:
- a CDS encoding alpha/beta fold hydrolase → MTFKQSASPQVVGICTSQSLRRFDLQLLRSLSRQYEIAQWEYCQNPDEAIDLNLAIASLHEYLQTCKGSVHLVGHGIAGLVGWLYAKQYPEQVRSLTLLSVGVNLATSWHSHYYEQRQLIGCSRETMLMRTAFYLFGYRDREMLSWLANLLKQDLDNSLVPHSLYAPTYIAPAPIAVPMLVCGALDDYVIGGENAYQRWRLHLKDSDRLWLSNQGKHFFHYSQWQAVSNQIRSFWNSLDLNHVVSIKQQIELR, encoded by the coding sequence ATGACCTTTAAACAGTCTGCCTCGCCTCAGGTTGTCGGTATTTGCACCAGTCAATCTTTACGCCGCTTCGATTTACAACTATTGCGATCGCTATCGCGACAATATGAGATCGCCCAGTGGGAATATTGCCAAAACCCTGACGAAGCAATCGATCTAAATTTAGCGATCGCCTCATTGCACGAATACTTACAAACTTGTAAAGGCTCCGTGCATTTAGTTGGACATGGAATTGCGGGTTTAGTTGGGTGGCTCTATGCAAAACAATATCCCGAGCAGGTGCGATCGCTAACTTTGTTATCTGTGGGAGTTAACTTAGCAACTAGCTGGCATAGTCACTATTACGAGCAGCGTCAGTTAATAGGTTGTAGTCGGGAAACGATGCTGATGCGGACAGCGTTTTATCTATTTGGCTATCGCGATCGAGAGATGTTGTCTTGGCTAGCCAATTTGCTTAAGCAAGATCTCGATAATTCTCTGGTTCCCCATTCTCTCTATGCACCTACATATATCGCACCAGCTCCGATTGCTGTACCAATGTTAGTTTGTGGTGCATTAGATGACTATGTTATTGGCGGCGAAAATGCCTACCAAAGATGGAGATTGCATCTTAAAGATAGCGATCGCCTTTGGTTGAGTAATCAGGGAAAGCATTTCTTTCATTATTCGCAGTGGCAAGCAGTCAGCAATCAAATTCGTTCTTTTTGGAATTCTTTAGATCTTAATCATGTTGTTTCCATTAAACAGCAAATTGAACTTAGGTGA